In the Lysinibacillus sp. PLM2 genome, one interval contains:
- the ywrD gene encoding putative gamma-glutamyltransferase YwrD — protein MVQQYRATTMGTKGMVTTPHYLASQAAMAIMQKGGNAIEAAITAASTIAVVYPHMNSIGGDNFWLIYNARTNELKALNASGRSSERATINLYRKKGFTKIPSRGALAANTVPGAVAGWGEAYKYGVSEMGGSLAWSDLLKQAIDYAKEGFPVTPSQEYWTQININKQDTEFRDLGRFEEFSRVFLKDGKPYKAGDIMQQKDLANTLSNIAKNGAVYLYNSELTERIVEDLQKHGGLLTVEDFKLHTSDWVEPISVPYRDYVAYNLPPNTQGMASLSILNILNHIELQRIKEGSSTYYHILVEAVKHAFLDRDQYLTDPEFCHIPIKELLSGERGLTFAEKIKDRQLASELALLDAKGDTVWFGIVDEEGNAVSFIQSIYHEFGSGFIPKGTGIVLQNRGSFFSLDEKHVNALAPRKRTFHTLNPAMLLKNGKPALVYGTMGGEGQPQTQAMLVTRMIDYGMSVQEAIEAPRFLYGRTWGAASNSLKVEGRIGEGIRKELENVGHEVEVLADFTDTMGHAGAILIDEKTNVKFGGADPRGDGMAIGY, from the coding sequence ATGGTACAACAATATAGAGCGACAACAATGGGGACAAAGGGGATGGTAACAACGCCGCATTATTTAGCTTCTCAGGCTGCGATGGCAATAATGCAGAAGGGTGGGAACGCGATAGAAGCGGCAATTACAGCGGCTTCTACTATTGCGGTTGTTTATCCTCATATGAATAGTATTGGTGGAGATAATTTCTGGCTTATTTACAATGCGAGGACCAATGAATTGAAGGCTTTAAATGCTAGTGGACGTTCAAGTGAAAGAGCAACGATTAATTTATATCGAAAGAAAGGTTTTACAAAAATTCCTTCAAGAGGTGCATTAGCTGCCAATACTGTGCCTGGTGCGGTTGCTGGCTGGGGAGAAGCCTATAAATATGGTGTAAGTGAAATGGGAGGTTCTTTAGCGTGGAGTGATTTACTAAAGCAAGCAATTGACTATGCGAAAGAAGGATTTCCTGTTACGCCGAGTCAGGAGTATTGGACGCAAATAAATATAAATAAACAAGATACTGAGTTTCGCGATCTTGGCCGGTTTGAGGAATTCTCTCGTGTCTTTTTAAAGGACGGTAAGCCCTATAAAGCTGGGGATATTATGCAACAGAAAGATTTGGCGAATACCTTATCGAATATTGCGAAGAACGGTGCGGTTTATCTTTATAATAGTGAATTGACAGAGCGAATTGTTGAAGATTTACAAAAACACGGAGGGCTATTAACCGTAGAGGATTTTAAACTGCATACAAGTGATTGGGTAGAACCGATCTCAGTCCCTTATAGGGATTATGTTGCTTACAACTTACCTCCAAATACGCAAGGGATGGCTTCCTTATCAATTTTGAATATTTTAAACCATATTGAATTACAACGAATTAAAGAGGGATCTTCGACTTATTATCATATTCTCGTTGAAGCGGTAAAGCATGCCTTTTTAGATAGAGACCAATATTTAACAGACCCGGAATTTTGCCATATTCCCATAAAGGAATTGCTTAGTGGTGAGAGGGGTTTAACATTTGCAGAAAAAATAAAGGATCGACAATTGGCGAGTGAATTGGCATTGCTAGATGCAAAGGGTGACACTGTATGGTTTGGCATTGTTGATGAGGAAGGAAATGCAGTTTCCTTTATTCAAAGTATTTATCATGAGTTTGGTTCTGGCTTTATTCCAAAGGGTACAGGGATTGTCTTGCAAAATAGAGGAAGCTTTTTTTCTTTAGATGAAAAACATGTGAATGCTTTGGCACCAAGAAAGAGAACCTTCCATACGCTAAATCCAGCTATGTTATTAAAAAATGGAAAACCGGCCCTTGTTTATGGAACAATGGGTGGTGAGGGTCAGCCTCAAACGCAAGCAATGCTTGTGACGCGAATGATTGATTACGGAATGAGTGTGCAAGAGGCTATTGAAGCACCTCGCTTTTTATACGGACGTACGTGGGGAGCGGCATCGAATAGTTTAAAGGTGGAAGGTCGCATCGGGGAGGGGATTCGTAAAGAGCTTGAAAATGTAGGTCATGAAGTTGAAGTATTAGCGGACTTTACGGATACAATGGGCCATGCAGGAGCAATATTAATTGACGAAAAAACAAATGTGAAATTTGGTGGTGCTGATCCGCGTGGAGATGGTATGGCGATTGGCTATTAA
- the hpyO gene encoding FAD-dependent urate hydroxylase, with amino-acid sequence MSLIALNEQVKRDLSYIAHPGKEWVKPVTHKDGHVYEVAIIGGGQSGLSTAFGLFRERITNITILDENPKGVEGPWITYARMITLRTPKHLPSIDLGVPSLTFQSWFIAKFGQEAWDELDKISRNDWMEYLKWYREVLNLPVQNEVKVDLIEPVGNKLHRLHLSGNGAPSKTILARKVVLATGIQGGGEWHVPNFVKNALPKSLYAHTSETIDFDALKGKKIGILGGGASSFDNANFALTAGVKEAHVFVRRKEMVRINPMRILEQTGIIERYHSLSDDEKYAAMAHFFKFNQPPTNDTFNRASAWEGFKVHLDSPWIEVKETEEGVFIRTPHDTFTFDYLIISTGLVSDPALRPELKAVEKYITRWGDVYKASPNIASPMIDAHPYLDYGFKFVANCEEGKDALYGLFPFNYSALISCGVSASALSGIRFAIPKLVMAIADELFQDDKELILKDYFEYDVVEFAGDVKIPTT; translated from the coding sequence ATGAGTCTTATAGCATTAAATGAGCAAGTAAAAAGAGATCTTTCCTATATTGCCCATCCTGGTAAAGAGTGGGTAAAACCCGTTACACATAAAGATGGTCATGTTTATGAGGTAGCAATTATCGGTGGAGGTCAAAGTGGATTAAGTACAGCTTTCGGTTTATTTCGTGAACGGATTACGAATATTACAATTTTAGACGAGAATCCAAAAGGTGTTGAAGGTCCATGGATTACTTATGCTCGTATGATTACACTTAGGACTCCAAAGCATCTCCCTTCTATTGACTTAGGGGTCCCATCTCTTACTTTCCAATCATGGTTTATTGCTAAATTCGGTCAAGAGGCATGGGATGAATTAGATAAAATCTCCCGGAACGATTGGATGGAGTATTTAAAATGGTATCGAGAAGTTTTAAATTTACCTGTACAAAACGAAGTAAAGGTTGATTTAATCGAACCAGTCGGCAATAAATTACACCGTCTTCATTTAAGCGGAAATGGCGCACCGTCAAAAACGATTTTAGCTCGTAAGGTTGTTCTCGCTACTGGTATACAAGGCGGCGGAGAGTGGCATGTACCTAATTTCGTCAAAAACGCACTTCCGAAATCACTCTATGCACATACTTCAGAAACTATTGATTTCGATGCATTAAAGGGTAAAAAAATCGGTATTCTCGGTGGCGGTGCTTCTTCGTTTGATAATGCAAATTTTGCCTTAACAGCTGGTGTGAAAGAAGCCCATGTATTTGTTCGACGTAAAGAAATGGTGCGCATCAACCCAATGCGTATCCTTGAACAAACTGGCATTATTGAACGTTATCATTCTTTAAGCGATGATGAAAAATATGCGGCAATGGCCCATTTCTTTAAATTTAATCAACCTCCGACGAATGATACGTTTAACCGCGCAAGTGCATGGGAAGGGTTTAAGGTGCATCTTGACTCCCCTTGGATAGAAGTGAAAGAAACAGAAGAAGGGGTATTCATTCGCACACCCCACGATACATTTACTTTTGATTATTTAATCATTAGTACAGGTTTAGTTTCAGACCCAGCATTGCGACCTGAGTTAAAAGCTGTCGAAAAATATATTACACGCTGGGGCGATGTGTATAAGGCAAGCCCTAACATTGCAAGCCCAATGATTGATGCACACCCATATTTAGATTACGGTTTTAAATTCGTTGCCAACTGCGAGGAAGGGAAAGATGCTTTATACGGTTTATTCCCCTTCAATTATTCAGCATTAATCAGCTGCGGCGTATCTGCTTCCGCATTATCCGGAATACGTTTTGCGATTCCAAAACTCGTCATGGCCATTGCAGATGAATTGTTTCAAGATGATAAAGAATTGATACTCAAAGACTATTTTGAGTACGATGTTGTGGAGTTTGCAGGGGACGTCAAAATCCCAACAACGTAA
- a CDS encoding amidase: protein MESHAFFDETITILPKREGLLSGMTFAVKDVYEVSGHRNSAGNPTWYETHEKGNQTAPVIERLLDNGATLKGMTHTDELMYSLNGENIHYGTPLNPIAPNCIPGGSSSGSASVVACGITDFALGTDTGGSVRVPSSYCGLFGIRPTHDLIPCNGVIPLAPSFDTVGWMAKTIETLEVVGSVLLPNAVDTTFNHFYIEENVWSLMNYEDRELLENKIPKGLSIDKIDFKSIGLFEWPELFKRIQGIEAWRAHGEWITYAKPKFSEAIHGRFQYASSLNPVQYNDLKKQQAQIAWRVSEALGEDGIIIIPTVASVAPEKNAPGDAVESVRALTMQLTCIAGISGLPQVTVPVLRGDGMTLGLSFIANKHCDRSLLKFVRNYFGSK from the coding sequence ATGGAGAGTCATGCATTTTTTGATGAGACGATAACGATTTTACCAAAGAGAGAAGGACTATTAAGCGGAATGACCTTTGCGGTAAAAGATGTTTACGAGGTGAGTGGACATCGTAATAGTGCGGGAAATCCGACATGGTATGAAACTCATGAAAAGGGAAATCAAACAGCGCCGGTGATTGAAAGGTTATTAGACAATGGGGCTACGTTAAAAGGAATGACTCATACAGACGAACTAATGTATAGCTTGAATGGAGAAAACATTCACTATGGTACTCCGTTGAATCCGATTGCTCCGAATTGTATTCCTGGTGGGTCGTCCAGTGGCTCTGCTTCAGTGGTTGCCTGTGGAATAACAGACTTTGCCCTTGGGACAGATACTGGAGGTTCTGTTCGTGTACCGTCTTCCTATTGCGGATTATTTGGGATACGACCTACACACGACCTTATACCATGTAATGGAGTAATTCCTCTAGCGCCGAGTTTCGATACGGTCGGATGGATGGCGAAAACGATTGAAACATTGGAGGTAGTAGGCTCAGTTTTACTACCAAATGCTGTTGATACTACCTTTAATCACTTTTATATAGAAGAAAATGTGTGGAGTCTAATGAATTACGAAGACCGTGAACTATTAGAGAATAAAATTCCTAAAGGACTTTCTATTGATAAAATAGATTTCAAATCTATTGGACTTTTTGAATGGCCAGAACTGTTTAAAAGAATACAAGGTATTGAGGCGTGGCGTGCGCATGGTGAATGGATCACATACGCAAAGCCAAAGTTTTCTGAAGCGATTCATGGGAGATTCCAATATGCTAGCTCTCTAAATCCGGTGCAATATAATGATTTAAAAAAACAACAAGCGCAAATAGCATGGAGGGTAAGTGAGGCTCTAGGGGAAGATGGTATCATCATTATTCCAACAGTTGCTTCTGTTGCACCTGAAAAAAATGCACCTGGTGACGCGGTCGAAAGCGTGCGGGCACTGACGATGCAATTAACCTGTATAGCCGGGATTTCGGGTTTGCCACAGGTAACGGTCCCTGTCCTTAGGGGAGATGGTATGACACTGGGATTATCCTTTATTGCTAATAAACACTGTGATCGGTCGTTACTAAAATTTGTCCGAAATTACTTTGGTAGTAAATAA
- the pucR_1 gene encoding purine catabolism regulatory protein, which yields MNILQMLTQHELAPITLVAGEASKYRQITSITMMDAPDIIPYLRPNMLIITTAYHLKNNHDYFQELIHEMAANGCAGIGVKKNRYLHEIPQDILLLAEQLNLPFIELPEHLSLGQINFLMTEKILQSEASLLTHAMDIHRQFTLLIINGHGVPKLLRQLSSLIGREILLISPYLRPMYSTQQYVPVLATIQNMMNEGFQNPLNCEQTFIFSLMEGKETFAFFPINTHAEKNCFLMVKGDIDQQDITVRLTIEQAINVLSFALMQEQALQQQKRNIRNQHLKDFLENDSGSTVVTKAMSQELSLPYQQAYVCIIGHVITKTPSYSFQPTFTIEQIHKFCEETLQSTRIPIHVFSLNNELIFLYELQDPNADYILFLRELFSELEGSIYQYFDLHMVFGVSNQTQSFSDIQRAFKEAQSTVFTLRNKQRIVSFYKKKEINELLQMIPQTDLMNYQRMVFKAFASLPEDEQTILFETLNEYLECHCQISETAKRLFVHRNTVIYRIEKCSSLLNKDLKDPEVTLQLRLALRIRNHLIVEQHV from the coding sequence GTGAATATTCTACAAATGTTAACCCAACATGAATTGGCTCCAATTACGTTGGTGGCTGGGGAGGCAAGTAAATATCGTCAGATAACGTCCATTACAATGATGGATGCACCTGATATCATTCCATATTTACGACCAAATATGCTGATCATTACAACCGCCTATCATTTAAAGAATAATCACGACTACTTCCAAGAGCTTATTCATGAAATGGCTGCTAATGGATGCGCTGGAATTGGTGTAAAGAAAAACCGTTATCTTCACGAAATTCCACAAGACATCTTACTACTTGCAGAACAACTAAATTTACCCTTTATAGAATTACCGGAGCACTTATCGTTAGGACAAATTAACTTTTTAATGACAGAGAAAATATTACAGAGCGAGGCTTCGCTATTAACACACGCAATGGATATTCATCGTCAGTTTACTTTACTTATTATAAATGGCCACGGGGTTCCAAAGTTACTTCGACAGCTATCATCACTTATTGGGAGGGAAATTCTTCTCATTAGCCCTTATTTAAGACCTATGTATTCAACACAGCAATATGTACCCGTACTTGCAACGATACAAAATATGATGAATGAAGGTTTCCAAAATCCTTTAAACTGTGAACAAACCTTCATATTTTCTCTCATGGAAGGAAAAGAAACATTTGCCTTTTTCCCTATCAATACCCACGCTGAGAAAAACTGCTTTTTAATGGTCAAAGGCGATATCGATCAACAGGATATTACAGTACGTTTAACGATAGAGCAGGCCATCAATGTTCTGTCATTCGCATTGATGCAGGAGCAGGCTTTACAACAACAAAAGCGCAATATTCGCAATCAACATTTAAAAGATTTTTTAGAGAATGATAGTGGATCCACCGTTGTTACGAAGGCGATGTCACAGGAACTTTCCCTCCCTTATCAACAGGCGTATGTATGCATTATAGGTCATGTAATAACGAAAACACCTTCTTACTCATTTCAACCGACGTTTACAATCGAACAAATTCATAAGTTTTGCGAAGAAACTCTTCAGTCAACAAGAATTCCTATACACGTATTTTCACTAAATAATGAATTGATTTTTTTATACGAACTTCAAGATCCAAACGCTGATTATATTTTATTTTTAAGAGAATTGTTTTCGGAGCTAGAAGGATCCATCTATCAATATTTTGATTTGCATATGGTATTTGGTGTCAGCAACCAAACACAAAGCTTTTCAGACATTCAACGTGCATTCAAAGAAGCACAAAGCACGGTATTCACTTTACGAAATAAACAACGCATTGTTTCCTTCTATAAGAAGAAAGAAATCAACGAATTACTACAAATGATTCCACAAACAGATTTAATGAACTATCAACGAATGGTTTTTAAGGCTTTCGCTTCTTTGCCAGAAGATGAACAAACCATTTTATTTGAAACGTTAAACGAATATCTAGAATGTCATTGCCAAATTTCCGAAACTGCAAAGCGTTTATTTGTTCATCGAAATACGGTCATTTACCGTATCGAAAAGTGCAGCTCTTTATTGAACAAAGATTTAAAGGATCCAGAAGTGACACTACAACTACGACTTGCACTAAGAATCCGTAACCACCTTATCGTTGAACAACATGTATAA
- a CDS encoding hypothetical protein (frameshifted, deletion at around 362049,362067,361563,362142;~possible pseudo due to internal stop codon): MSAGGPSGIYFASKYSDRLLSLTLQSAVTKKWLSPKDKEYKAAKILFRPKIEKFTWNLISFINNFFPSFIFKKMFPSFIKLKFSEAKDKISKTDIEAIKKINNRQR, from the coding sequence GTGTCTGCCGGTGGTCCAAGTGGTATTTATTTTGCCTCAAAGTATTCAGATCGCTTACTTTCACTTACATTGCAGTCAGCGGTTACGAAAAAGTGGCTTAGTCCAAAAGATAAAGAATATAAAGCTGCAAAAATCTTATTTCGACCAAAAATTGAAAAATTTACTTGGAATTTAATATCTTTTATTAATAATTTCTTTCCAAGCTTCATTTTCAAAAAAATGTTTCCTTCTTTTATCAAATTAAAATTTAGCGAAGCAAAAGATAAAATTAGCAAAACAGATATTGAAGCTATTAAAAAGATAAATAATCGCCAACGATAA
- the pucG gene encoding purine catabolism protein PucG: MFYKPLQTPSRTIMTPGPVEVDPRVLQAMSTPILGQFDPAFTDIMNEVMEMLRSLFQTENKWAFPIDGTSRSGNEALISSVIESGDKVLVPIFGRFGHLLVEICERYGAEVHTMETKWGTVFDQQDIINEMKKVQPKVVAVVHGETSTGCMQPLNELGKACRELGVLLIVDAVASIGGVNIPVDEWYIDGIIGGTQKCLSVPSGMAPITYNDRIEAIIQKRKKVEYGIATEEEFTTKRTNMIRSNYFDLAMLQDYWGPRRLNHHTEATSMLYALREGLRLVLDEGLYERFGRHSYHEAALIEGIEAMGLKIFGDRSCKLPTVTCIEIPEGVDGELVRKLMLEQFGVEIASSFGPLQGKIWRIGTMGYSCRKENVLTVLYALEAALIRSGFEPIRGEGVQAALDYYEAPVFISF; encoded by the coding sequence ATGTTTTATAAACCATTGCAAACACCAAGTAGAACCATAATGACTCCAGGACCTGTTGAAGTAGATCCAAGAGTGTTGCAGGCAATGAGTACACCCATTCTTGGGCAGTTCGATCCAGCTTTTACGGATATTATGAATGAAGTGATGGAGATGCTACGCTCCCTATTCCAAACGGAAAATAAGTGGGCATTCCCGATAGACGGTACTTCAAGATCAGGAAATGAAGCGTTGATATCAAGTGTCATTGAGTCAGGCGATAAAGTTCTTGTACCGATTTTCGGACGCTTTGGTCATCTGCTAGTTGAAATATGTGAGCGTTATGGCGCTGAAGTTCATACGATGGAAACAAAGTGGGGTACGGTTTTTGACCAACAAGACATCATTAATGAAATGAAAAAGGTTCAGCCGAAAGTAGTGGCTGTTGTTCATGGTGAGACATCAACAGGCTGTATGCAACCGTTAAATGAGTTAGGAAAGGCATGCCGTGAGCTAGGTGTATTGCTCATAGTTGATGCAGTTGCTTCTATTGGTGGTGTTAATATCCCAGTAGATGAATGGTATATTGATGGGATTATCGGTGGTACACAGAAATGTTTATCTGTACCATCTGGAATGGCACCAATTACGTATAATGATCGAATAGAAGCAATTATTCAAAAGCGTAAAAAAGTGGAATATGGTATTGCGACAGAAGAAGAGTTTACAACGAAACGTACAAATATGATTCGAAGCAATTACTTCGATTTAGCGATGCTTCAGGATTATTGGGGACCAAGACGTTTAAATCATCATACTGAGGCGACGTCTATGTTATATGCATTGCGAGAAGGATTGCGTCTTGTGTTAGATGAAGGATTGTATGAGCGTTTTGGCCGTCATAGCTATCATGAGGCCGCGTTAATTGAAGGAATCGAAGCTATGGGATTAAAAATATTTGGCGATCGTTCTTGCAAACTTCCGACAGTGACATGTATTGAAATTCCCGAAGGGGTGGATGGTGAACTAGTTCGAAAATTAATGCTTGAGCAATTTGGAGTTGAAATTGCTTCATCATTTGGTCCGCTGCAAGGAAAGATTTGGCGCATTGGCACAATGGGATATAGCTGTAGAAAAGAAAATGTATTAACTGTGTTATATGCATTGGAGGCTGCATTAATCCGTAGCGGTTTTGAACCGATTCGTGGTGAGGGTGTGCAGGCAGCTCTTGATTATTATGAAGCACCTGTTTTCATCTCTTTTTAG
- the pucF gene encoding allantoate amidohydrolase, giving the protein MSESTTNVQTIEIRELVEWLSSFGATNERGVTRLLYSTEWINAQQALRRKMNEAGMTTYFDGVGNLYGRIEGSIQGDSVILTGSHIDTVKQGGKYDGAYGVLASFLAVRRLVEKHGPPLKTIEVVSLCEEEGSRFPITFWGSKNITGEFSIASIDNISDTKGIPFKKAMNDAGFPIDTYSPKKRNDIEHFVEIHIEQGSILEKNFKDIGLVTHIVGQKRYTIMLTGESNHAGTTPMDERKDAMVCAAKAISQLTSMAISIAPGLRITAGQLIAKPNVPNVVAGNVSFTLDIRYHDKKVLDSYCENVIEVLKCIANESNIQLSVEKWTDIDPVTLDQSLHELIKKKIEPKGFSHMQMVSGAGHDAQVFGRHYPTTLIFIPSRHGISHSPLEFSEDKYLEKGIEVMMDTLYHLAYKGGNT; this is encoded by the coding sequence ATGAGCGAAAGTACCACAAACGTTCAAACTATTGAGATTCGAGAATTAGTCGAATGGCTTTCGAGCTTTGGTGCAACAAACGAGAGGGGTGTAACTCGACTACTATATTCAACGGAATGGATAAATGCACAGCAAGCATTGAGGCGAAAAATGAATGAAGCTGGAATGACGACCTACTTTGATGGGGTAGGGAATTTATATGGAAGAATCGAAGGCTCTATTCAAGGTGATTCAGTTATTTTAACAGGTTCTCATATTGATACAGTAAAACAGGGTGGAAAATACGATGGGGCGTATGGTGTACTCGCAAGCTTTCTTGCAGTTAGAAGATTAGTAGAAAAACATGGTCCCCCATTAAAAACAATTGAAGTAGTGTCCCTATGCGAAGAAGAGGGAAGTCGGTTTCCTATAACCTTCTGGGGCTCAAAAAATATTACGGGGGAATTTTCAATAGCATCCATAGATAATATTTCTGATACTAAAGGGATTCCTTTTAAAAAGGCAATGAATGATGCGGGCTTTCCAATTGATACCTATTCTCCGAAAAAGCGCAATGATATTGAACATTTTGTAGAGATTCATATCGAGCAGGGATCAATCTTAGAAAAAAATTTTAAGGATATTGGCCTTGTTACTCATATCGTTGGCCAAAAACGATACACAATCATGCTAACAGGTGAAAGTAATCATGCTGGAACAACGCCGATGGATGAAAGAAAGGATGCTATGGTGTGTGCTGCAAAGGCCATTAGTCAACTAACTTCAATGGCCATAAGCATAGCTCCAGGTCTTAGAATAACTGCAGGACAACTCATTGCCAAACCGAATGTTCCTAATGTAGTGGCGGGTAATGTTAGCTTTACATTAGATATTCGCTACCACGATAAGAAGGTTTTAGATAGCTATTGCGAGAATGTTATAGAAGTACTGAAATGTATTGCTAATGAAAGTAATATTCAGTTATCGGTAGAAAAGTGGACTGATATTGATCCTGTTACTTTAGATCAATCATTGCATGAATTAATAAAAAAGAAAATTGAACCAAAGGGATTTAGCCATATGCAGATGGTCAGTGGAGCTGGTCATGATGCGCAAGTATTTGGTAGACATTATCCGACCACTTTAATTTTTATCCCGAGCCGTCATGGAATTAGTCACTCACCGCTTGAATTTTCAGAGGATAAATATTTAGAAAAGGGAATAGAAGTAATGATGGATACTTTATACCATCTAGCATATAAAGGGGGCAACACCTAA
- the ywrA_2 gene encoding putative transporter YwrA, which translates to MIHIQIFLAFFYPGILGYGGGPATIPLIEHEVVENYGWMSTSEFSEVLALGNSLPGPIATKMAGVIGYEVGGVLGALVALFATVAPSLILMLILLNILYRFRNSRRVKRLSSFVLPAIAILLAEMTFDFVKTSYDVIGLLITLIIVVCAYFALEKLKIHPAFVILTGLVVGGLFL; encoded by the coding sequence ATGATTCACATCCAAATCTTTTTAGCTTTTTTCTATCCAGGAATATTAGGTTATGGTGGGGGACCTGCAACAATCCCATTAATTGAGCATGAGGTAGTAGAGAATTATGGTTGGATGTCAACGAGTGAATTTAGTGAGGTGCTCGCCCTAGGTAATTCACTACCTGGACCGATTGCAACGAAAATGGCAGGTGTTATTGGCTATGAAGTAGGTGGGGTTCTGGGAGCTCTTGTTGCTTTATTTGCAACAGTAGCACCTTCATTAATATTAATGTTAATTCTATTGAATATTTTATACCGTTTCCGTAATTCACGGAGGGTTAAACGGCTGTCGAGCTTTGTTTTACCAGCGATTGCGATACTGTTAGCGGAAATGACCTTTGATTTTGTAAAGACTTCTTATGATGTGATTGGATTACTCATTACATTAATAATTGTTGTTTGTGCTTATTTCGCCTTAGAGAAATTAAAAATCCATCCAGCTTTTGTAATTTTGACTGGATTAGTGGTTGGTGGATTGTTTTTGTAG
- a CDS encoding 5-hydroxyisourate hydrolase, translating into MPSLSTHVLDLYHGHPAKNVRIDLYFLVEAEYLLLKTIYTNEDGRCTEPLITNETFKQGTYELVFYVEDYFRVTGVTLSTPNFLSTVPVRFQMQENQAHYHVPLLVTPWGYQVYRGS; encoded by the coding sequence ATGCCATCTCTTTCAACACATGTGCTCGATTTATATCACGGGCACCCCGCAAAAAACGTGAGAATTGATCTTTATTTCCTGGTTGAAGCAGAATATCTATTATTAAAAACCATCTATACAAATGAAGATGGTCGCTGCACTGAACCTCTTATTACAAATGAAACTTTCAAACAAGGGACATACGAGCTCGTTTTTTATGTAGAGGATTATTTTAGAGTTACAGGAGTAACGCTCTCCACACCCAATTTTTTATCAACGGTGCCTGTGCGGTTTCAAATGCAAGAAAACCAAGCCCACTATCACGTCCCATTACTCGTTACACCTTGGGGCTATCAAGTATACCGAGGAAGCTAA
- the ywrA_1 gene encoding putative transporter YwrA produces MGKQKEIFIAFFRSGMLGFGGGPSTIPLVHKEVVETYKMMTDEEFSDVLSIGNTLPGPIATKMAGYIGYRVGGWLGLVNAMIATVLPTVLLMILLLASLNQIRDFDFVKGMTNGVVPIVAVMLGVLTWDFLKKSKKSLGWVKGTVILVASAVSMILFHIHPGIVIGVLLLLALFLPIKKEGKAEGKEVGKEEGAK; encoded by the coding sequence ATGGGAAAACAAAAAGAGATTTTTATCGCCTTCTTTCGTTCGGGGATGCTTGGATTTGGAGGGGGGCCTTCTACGATTCCATTAGTACATAAAGAAGTTGTAGAAACCTATAAAATGATGACAGATGAAGAATTTTCGGACGTTTTATCCATTGGTAATACATTACCTGGGCCGATTGCGACGAAAATGGCAGGTTATATTGGATATCGTGTTGGTGGATGGCTTGGGCTTGTAAATGCAATGATTGCCACGGTCTTACCTACTGTACTATTAATGATTCTATTGCTAGCTTCGTTGAATCAAATCAGAGATTTTGATTTTGTGAAAGGGATGACAAATGGTGTTGTCCCGATTGTAGCGGTAATGCTAGGGGTACTGACCTGGGATTTTCTAAAGAAATCGAAAAAATCACTTGGATGGGTTAAAGGTACAGTGATTCTTGTCGCCTCAGCAGTAAGTATGATTTTGTTTCATATTCATCCGGGGATTGTCATTGGTGTCCTTTTATTATTAGCGCTATTCCTTCCGATTAAAAAGGAAGGAAAGGCTGAGGGTAAAGAAGTTGGGAAAGAGGAGGGTGCAAAATGA